The Polyangiaceae bacterium genome includes a region encoding these proteins:
- a CDS encoding PAS domain S-box protein: MPAIDDTPVITGPRLRQAIARQRSRNARVLSWVRAVGAVALAAVFVVYRNVSEWQDGVWLAAPYACIAIALAVDAQLSEAGTRRSWRAVPLLDVPVIAGLELLFVRFAPNPSALINFNSATLLLCVLGVALSLSLRLTVLTAVEAAAVHVALQVHTDSPLRHLAVTGVLFLLGAALGVVFSVAQTRLLKDSELQKAARRQTQDRLHESEDGFLNLLDRLPDAVLGCQDGLVVFANQRAAVLFGFDDVSELHGLNPDDWTHPEDVDIASKLPRASFASVHPRDIRVRKRDGTELPVEVRTAWRLMNGYPTAIAVYRDLSERRRSQAQLIAADRLAAMGALAAGVGHEMNNPLNALALNVDLAEEQVAELAQAGVDVGEADEALRDARLAIDHLKTIVRDLGTFSRADEARVEPVDIRSVIDSTLRLAAADLRHRARIDKRFQEVSFVAANPARLGQVFLNLIVNALQAMPEGRTEDNQIVISVYQAEYQVVAEVHDNGPGVPPEQLERIFEPFYTTKPPGEGTGLGLAVSLRLVQSFGGELRCESTFGKGTTFSVTLPATVARPSHRPRVEPSGPFPIIR; the protein is encoded by the coding sequence ATGCCGGCGATCGACGACACGCCCGTCATCACCGGGCCGCGGCTGCGGCAAGCAATCGCGCGACAGAGAAGCCGCAACGCGCGCGTGCTCTCGTGGGTTCGTGCTGTTGGTGCTGTCGCCCTGGCGGCGGTGTTCGTGGTCTATCGAAACGTGTCGGAGTGGCAAGACGGGGTGTGGCTCGCCGCGCCCTATGCGTGCATCGCCATCGCCTTGGCGGTCGACGCCCAGCTGAGCGAGGCAGGCACGCGGCGTTCGTGGCGGGCGGTTCCGCTGCTGGACGTTCCGGTCATCGCCGGACTGGAGTTGCTGTTCGTTCGATTTGCTCCCAATCCGTCGGCCCTCATCAACTTCAACTCCGCGACGCTCCTCTTGTGCGTGTTGGGGGTTGCACTTTCGCTGAGCCTTCGCTTGACGGTTCTCACGGCCGTCGAAGCTGCGGCAGTGCACGTCGCGCTCCAGGTTCACACTGACTCGCCACTGCGCCACTTGGCCGTGACAGGGGTTCTATTCCTGCTCGGCGCTGCTCTTGGCGTGGTCTTTTCGGTGGCGCAAACTCGCCTGCTCAAGGACAGCGAGCTTCAAAAAGCGGCGCGACGTCAAACGCAAGACCGCCTTCACGAATCCGAGGATGGCTTCCTGAACCTCTTGGATCGGCTGCCGGATGCAGTGCTCGGCTGCCAAGATGGACTGGTAGTGTTCGCGAATCAGCGCGCGGCGGTCTTGTTCGGGTTCGACGACGTGAGCGAGCTCCACGGGCTGAATCCCGACGATTGGACCCATCCAGAGGACGTGGACATCGCCAGCAAGCTACCGCGGGCGAGCTTTGCGTCCGTTCATCCGCGAGACATCCGAGTCCGGAAGCGAGACGGGACCGAGCTGCCGGTGGAGGTGCGCACGGCGTGGCGCCTGATGAACGGGTACCCGACGGCCATCGCCGTGTACCGCGATCTTTCCGAGCGCAGGCGGTCGCAGGCTCAGCTGATCGCGGCCGATCGGCTGGCGGCCATGGGTGCTTTGGCGGCGGGCGTCGGACACGAGATGAACAACCCGCTGAACGCGCTCGCGCTGAACGTGGATCTCGCGGAGGAACAGGTCGCGGAGCTCGCGCAGGCCGGCGTCGACGTGGGGGAAGCCGACGAAGCCTTGCGAGACGCACGTTTGGCCATCGACCACTTGAAGACGATCGTGCGGGACCTCGGCACGTTCTCCCGTGCCGACGAAGCACGGGTCGAGCCGGTGGACATTCGGAGCGTGATCGATTCCACGCTGCGGTTGGCGGCGGCGGACCTGCGACACCGAGCTCGAATCGACAAGCGGTTCCAAGAGGTGTCCTTCGTGGCCGCCAACCCGGCGCGGCTAGGGCAGGTGTTCCTGAACCTGATCGTGAACGCGCTTCAGGCGATGCCGGAGGGGCGCACCGAGGACAACCAGATCGTCATCAGCGTGTACCAGGCGGAATATCAGGTAGTAGCCGAGGTTCACGACAATGGGCCGGGCGTTCCGCCCGAGCAGCTCGAGCGGATCTTCGAGCCCTTCTACACGACCAAACCTCCGGGCGAAGGCACGGGGCTCGGCTTGGCCGTGAGTCTGCGGTTGGTTCAGTCGTTCGGCGGCGAGCTGCGTTGCGAGAGCACGTTCGGAAAAGGAACCACGTTCTCCGTGACGCTGCCCGCGACGGTGGCCCGCCCCTCGCATCGGCCCCGGGTGGAACCCTCCGGCCCGTTCCCGATCATTCGCTGA
- a CDS encoding TetR/AcrR family transcriptional regulator, which translates to MPRPRDFDLEAALDAAVKVFWTRGYSATSVRELCEAMHIQPGSFYGAFGSKEECFRKSLERYLATQGLPRNPSEDAIIAWLDAIVSPKRTPRGCLLVASAMETAQLDDASQKLVADKLTAMETFFARCLAARGKRQAQADAALLAASVAGIHVLARAGASPRQLRRAADRVLFAIGLAHS; encoded by the coding sequence GTGCCTCGCCCTCGCGATTTCGACCTCGAAGCCGCCTTGGACGCCGCGGTCAAGGTCTTCTGGACCCGCGGCTACTCCGCGACCTCCGTGCGGGAGCTGTGCGAGGCGATGCACATCCAGCCGGGGAGCTTCTACGGAGCCTTCGGCAGCAAGGAGGAGTGCTTCCGCAAATCCTTGGAGCGCTACCTGGCGACTCAAGGCCTACCCCGGAATCCGAGCGAGGACGCCATCATCGCTTGGCTCGATGCGATCGTGAGCCCCAAGCGCACACCTCGTGGCTGCCTATTGGTGGCCTCCGCCATGGAAACGGCCCAGCTGGACGACGCGTCCCAGAAGCTGGTCGCCGACAAGCTGACGGCCATGGAGACGTTCTTCGCGCGCTGCCTCGCCGCCCGTGGCAAGCGCCAGGCGCAGGCCGACGCGGCCCTGCTGGCGGCCTCGGTGGCCGGCATCCACGTCCTCGCCCGGGCGGGCGCCTCCCCGCGCCAGCTGCGCCGCGCGGCGGATCGCGTGCTTTTCGCCATCGGGCTTGCGCATTCTTGA
- a CDS encoding HDOD domain-containing protein, giving the protein MGRALATRPWLKPPPERPFSQCMAIPPPLPIPAPAKPAPRVSDELAQSVVEQLWFGDPDPERTLSEASGSFAAALGRSLALKPFPKTASEAMGLLAHPETPVERVTRVLEHDLALSSRLLQVANSVIFAGRSPCATVSEAVVRLGFRQTGQLVLSAAALGMFEDAAGVASVVRDHCVAVAAMTHTLATEWGSQCLDTAFAAGLLSDVGKLFALQSKELNYEASPSVLEVPDRVHVMERMIVGWDHAVLGGHLLHYWQLPAEIGRAVAWHHQPGRAYQEGGSVGLTVALMRLANSVEYQLRKNPELDEDFADELARSGEASYASLSRDILVAMWPKLAQARRDALTSL; this is encoded by the coding sequence ATGGGACGCGCCCTGGCCACCCGCCCTTGGCTCAAGCCCCCGCCCGAGCGGCCGTTCTCCCAGTGCATGGCCATTCCTCCGCCCCTTCCCATCCCGGCCCCTGCCAAACCGGCGCCAAGAGTCTCCGATGAGCTCGCTCAGTCCGTGGTCGAGCAGCTGTGGTTCGGGGACCCCGACCCCGAGCGCACCCTGAGTGAAGCGTCGGGCTCCTTCGCGGCGGCTCTGGGCCGGAGCTTGGCCCTGAAACCCTTTCCCAAGACGGCGTCCGAAGCGATGGGGCTACTGGCTCACCCGGAAACGCCGGTGGAGCGCGTCACGCGGGTGCTGGAGCACGACCTGGCGCTCAGCTCGCGCCTGCTGCAGGTGGCTAACTCGGTGATCTTCGCAGGCCGGAGCCCGTGCGCCACGGTGAGCGAGGCGGTGGTGCGCCTGGGCTTCCGGCAGACCGGTCAGCTGGTGTTGAGCGCGGCGGCGCTGGGGATGTTCGAGGACGCGGCCGGCGTTGCCAGCGTGGTGCGCGACCATTGCGTGGCGGTGGCGGCGATGACCCACACCTTGGCCACGGAGTGGGGCAGCCAGTGCCTCGACACCGCGTTTGCAGCAGGGCTCTTGTCCGACGTGGGCAAGCTGTTCGCGCTGCAGTCCAAGGAGCTGAACTACGAGGCATCGCCGTCCGTGCTGGAAGTTCCCGACCGCGTCCACGTGATGGAGCGGATGATCGTCGGTTGGGACCACGCAGTGCTCGGAGGCCACTTACTGCACTACTGGCAGCTACCGGCGGAGATTGGACGGGCCGTGGCCTGGCACCACCAACCCGGCCGCGCCTATCAAGAAGGCGGCAGCGTGGGGCTCACGGTGGCGCTGATGCGCTTGGCCAACAGCGTGGAGTATCAGCTGCGCAAGAATCCGGAGCTGGACGAGGACTTCGCCGACGAGCTCGCTCGTTCCGGTGAGGCGTCCTACGCGAGCCTTTCTCGTGACATCCTCGTCGCCATGTGGCCGAAGCTCGCGCAGGCGCGCCGAGACGCGCTGACCAGTCTGTGA
- a CDS encoding Smr/MutS family protein, whose translation MSRVAARKRDSFRDLAPDVKPLPDKPARVPEPDAPAAPPSRSELESSTLPPLIVERGVEWARGYTEGLDKRRLTQLSRGQPRPVSSVDVHGSVAADARRTVAKFLQDAHSRGQRSVLVVFGRGLHSGARGPVLRDEMITLLSETLSHRVLAFCSAPGVLGGSGAFVVLLRRSK comes from the coding sequence ATGTCTCGTGTGGCAGCGCGCAAACGAGACAGCTTTCGGGACCTCGCGCCCGACGTGAAGCCGCTGCCCGACAAGCCCGCCCGAGTACCGGAGCCCGACGCACCCGCGGCACCGCCATCGCGCTCCGAGCTCGAGAGCTCGACGCTGCCGCCACTGATCGTGGAACGTGGCGTGGAGTGGGCCCGAGGCTACACCGAAGGCCTCGACAAACGCCGCCTCACGCAGCTGAGCCGCGGGCAGCCGCGCCCCGTTTCCAGCGTGGACGTGCACGGAAGCGTCGCCGCGGACGCGCGCCGCACCGTCGCCAAGTTCCTGCAGGATGCCCACAGCCGCGGCCAGCGCAGCGTGCTCGTGGTGTTCGGCCGCGGCCTGCACTCCGGCGCGCGCGGCCCCGTCCTGCGCGACGAAATGATCACGCTGCTCAGCGAGACGCTATCGCACCGAGTGCTCGCCTTCTGCTCGGCCCCCGGCGTGCTCGGCGGCAGCGGCGCCTTCGTCGTGCTGCTGCGTCGTTCCAAGTAG
- a CDS encoding DUF1304 domain-containing protein, with the protein MLPLPALAAVVVVAVAHVGFMVLEAVLWTTPTGRRIFGQTSEQAETTKVLAQNQGVYNGALAALLLWFAFRGDSSATLAVLAFVVVVGIYGGFTAKKTILLLQAAPAVIAMLVTLAVA; encoded by the coding sequence ATGCTTCCGCTCCCCGCCCTGGCCGCCGTCGTCGTGGTCGCCGTCGCCCACGTGGGTTTCATGGTGCTCGAAGCGGTGCTGTGGACCACGCCCACCGGCCGTCGCATCTTCGGCCAGACGTCCGAGCAGGCCGAAACGACCAAGGTCCTGGCGCAAAACCAGGGCGTGTACAACGGCGCGCTCGCCGCGTTGCTGCTCTGGTTCGCGTTCCGCGGGGACAGCTCCGCCACCCTCGCCGTGCTGGCCTTCGTGGTGGTGGTGGGGATCTACGGGGGCTTCACCGCGAAGAAGACGATCCTGCTCTTGCAGGCCGCTCCGGCGGTGATCGCGATGCTGGTGACGCTCGCCGTAGCTTGA